The genomic region GGTCTCCCCCACGGCCCCGTAGGCACGGCCGCGGAAGCTGCGGCCGTCCTCCAGGACGAGTACGGCGGGAGACGCCACTTTCCTCTTCTCGGCGTTCCCCGGACTGGAGAGGGTCATCGTGCGGTGCCTTCCGTAGTGCTGGTGTGAGTGGAGTGGGTGACGGGCCGGGTCATGGCGTTGACCGCATCGACCCAGTCGGCCTGTCCGGCCGAGTGGTCGGAGCGGAAGCCCGAGTCGAGCAGTTCGTCGCCGTGCTGCCAGGTGATGATCAGCATGCCGCCCTCGGTGAGGACCTTGCCCGCGATGCCCTTGTCGAGCCTGGCCTCGCGCAGCTGCGCCACCGGGATGAAGAAGTCGCTCGCCCCGGGACGTACGACGTCCACACCGGCGTCGGTGAGCGTCACGTCCGCCCTGCTGCGGGTGCCCAGGCCGTGCGCGACGATCCGGTCGAGCCACTGCCCGGCCGTCGTCGAGCCGTGGTAGCGACCGCTCATACTCAGTCTGGCGGTACCGGGGTCGTCCGGCGCGGTGGGCAGCTCGGGCAGGTCGCTCTGGAGCGTCCCGCGCCACTTCCAGCCCTCGCGCATCAGCCAGTAGACGAGCGCGACGAAGAGCAGCAGGCCGACGATCCAGCCGATGCGGTCCGACCAGTCGGTGACTGTCGCCGACTTCTGTTCGGCTGCGAGTTGGAGATTGATGAGAGGTGTCACGCCAGTGTCCCGTCCACGACCGTTGCCCGGCCCCGCAGGAAGGTATGGGTGACACGTCCCGGCAGCTCACGGCCCTCGTAGGGGGTGTTGCGACTGCGGGAGGCGAAGCCTGCGGGGTCCACCTCACCACGGTAAGCCGCGTCGACCAGCGTGAGGTTCGCGGGCTCGCCCACCGCCACGGGGCGGCCGTGGCCCGTCAGGCGCCCGATGGCCGCGGGGCGGAAGGACATCCGGTCGGCGACGGTCTCCCAGTCGACGAGGCCGGTGTCGACCATCGTCTGCTGGACGACGGAGAGCGCGGTCTCCAGGCCCACCATGCCCATGGCGGCGGCGGCCCACTCGCAGTCCTTGTCCTCGTGCGGGTGCGGGGCGTGGTCGGTGGCCACGCAGTCGATCGTGCCGTCGGCGAGGGCCTCGCGCAGGGCCATGACGTCGGCCTCGGTGCGCAGCGGCGGGTTCACCTTGTAGACGGGGTTGTACGTGCGTACCAGTTCGTCGGTGAGCAGGAGGTGGTGCGGGGTGACCTCGGCGGTGACCTTCCAGCCCTTGGACTTGGCCCAGCGGACGATCTCCACCGAGCCTGCGGTCGACAGGTGGCAGATGTGCACGCGGGAGTCGACGTGGGCGGCGAGGAGGACGTCGCGGGCGATGATCGACTCCTCCGCGACGGCGGGCCAGCCGCCGAGGCCCAGCTCGGAGGAGACGATGCCCTCGTTCATCTGGGCGCCCTCGGTGAGCCGCGGCTCCTGGGCGTGCTGGGCGACGACACCGTCGAACGCCTTCACGTACTCCAGGGCACGGCGCATGATCACCGCGTCGTCGACGCACTTGCCGTCGTCGGAGAAGACCCGCACGGCGGCGGCGGAGTCGTGCATCGCACCGAGTTCGGCGAGCTGCTTGCCCGCGAGCCCGACGGTGACGGCGCCGATCGGCTGCACGTCGCAGTAGCCGGACTCCTTGCCGAGGCGCCACACCTGCTCGACGACCCCGGCGGTGTCGGCGACGGGGAAGGTGTTGGCCATGGCGTGGACGGCGGTGAATCCGCCGACCGCGGCGGCCCTGGTACCGGTGAGCACCGTCTCGGAGTCCTCACGGCCGGGCTCCCGCAGGTGGGTGTGGAGATCCACCAGGCCGGGCAGCAGGATCCGGCCTTCGGCCTCGATGACCTCGGCGCCGTCGGCGGACAGGCCGTGGCCCACCGCCGCGATCGTCTCGCCGTCGATCAGGACGTCCTGCGGCTCGCCGCCGAGCACCTTCGCACCACGGATCAGGGTCTTGCTCATGATTACTTGTTCTCCTCGGTACGGGCGGTGGAAGGCGCCGCGGCGGTGGCGGGCGACGGGTGGGCGGTGGCGGCCGGTTCGGAACCGCCCAGCAGCAGGTAGAGGACGGCCATCCGGATGGATACGCCGTTGGTGACCTGCTCGACGGCCGTGCAGCGGTCGGAGTCGGCGACCTCGGCGGTGATCTCCATCCCCCGGTTCATCGGTCCCGGATGCATGACGATCGCGTCGTCGGGCATCCGCGCCATGCGGTCGCCGTTGAGGCCGTAGCGGCGCGCGTACTCGCGTTCGGTGGGGAAGAAGGCCGCGTTCATCCGCTCGGTCTGGACGCGCAGCATCATCACGGCGTCGGACCCGGGCAGCACCCGGTCGAGGTCGTAGGAGACCTCGCAGGGCCAGTTCTCCACGCCGATGGGCACCAGGGTGGGCGGGGCGACCAGCGTCACCTGCGCGCCGAGCGTGTGCAGCAGGTGGACGTTGGAGCGGGCGACCCTGCTGTGCAGTACGTCGCCGACGATCGTGATGCGGCGGCCCTCGAGATCGCGCCCGGTCCCGGCGTCCGCGCCGACCAGCCTGCGGCGCATGGTGAAGGCGTCGAGCAGCGCCTGGGTGGGGTGCTCGTGGGTGCCGTCGCCCGCGTTGACGACGGCACCGTCGATCCAGCCCGAGGTCGCGAGGCGGTACGGGGCGCCGGAGGCTCCGTGGCGGATGACGACGGCGTCCGCGCCCATCGCCTCCAGGGTCAGCGCGGTGTCCTTGAGCGACTCGCCCTTGGAGACCGACGAGCCCTTCGCGGAGAAGTTGATGACGTCGGCGGAGAGACGCTTGGCGGCGGCCTCGAAGGAGATACGCGTCCGGGTTGAGTCCTCGAAGAAGAGGTTGACGACGGTACGGCCGCGCAGGGTGGGAAGTTTCTTGATCGGCCGGTCCGCGACCCGGGCCATCTCCTCGGCGGTGTCGAGGATCAGGACGGCGTCGTCGCGGGTGAGGTCGGCGGCCGAGATGAGGTGGCGCTTCATCTGGGTGTTCTCCATGTTTGCGGAGGATTCAGGCATGGCGGGCAGACAGCCGGGCACAGCTCTGCGGCCCCGGGCGCGGGGCAGCGAAGAGAGAGCTACCGGCCGCCGGCCGGGGCGGTCCGGGTACCGAGCAGAACGGTGTCGCGACCGTCCTCCTCGGCGAGCTGGACCCTGACCGTCTCCCGCAGCGACGTGGGGAGGTTCTTGCCGACGTAGTCGGCACGGATCGGGAGTTCGCGGTGACCGCGGTCGACGAGGACCGCGAGCTGTACGGCGCGCGGGCGGCCGATGTCGCCCAGTGCGTCGAGCGCGGCGCGGATCGTACGTCCCGAGAAGAGCACGTCGTCGACGAGGACGACGAGGCGTCCGTCGATGCCGTCCGCGGGGATGTCCGTACGGGCCAGCGCGCGGGCCGGGCGCATCCGCAGGTCGTCGCGGTACATGGTGATGTCGAGGGAGCCGACCGGGATCGTACGGCCGGTGATCTCTTCGAGCTTGGCGGTCAGCCGGCGGGCCAGGAAGACGCCGCGGGTCGGAATGCCGAGAAGTACGACGTCTTCGGCGCCCTTGGCGCGCTCGACGATCTCGTGGGCGATGCGGGTCAGTACCCGCGCGATGTCCGGGCCCTCCAGTACGGGGCGTGCGTCGGAATCGCGGGCATCCGCGCCGGAAGCCGTGCCGGCCCCCGTGTCGATGCCTGTTTCAGTGCCTGAGTCAGTGCCGTCCATGAAAACGGACCTCCTTCTCCGCCTCACGGGACGGACCTTAAAGGACGTCGAAATAACAAACCCCACGGTATCAGGGGTGCGCACGGGGCTCGCGACCCGGTCCGGAGCAGGGCCGCGACCATTCGGCTTGACGCATCCAAGTAACGCTGCGTAACCTCACAGTGAGTTACCAGCCGCGCGGCGGAGCCGCACGTCGCCACAGCGTCCGGGGAGCCATATGTCCAGCGAATACGCAAAACAGCTCGGGGCCAAGCTCCGTGCCATCCGCACCCAGCAGGGCCTTTCCCTCCACGGTGTCGAGGAGAAGTCCCAGGGCCGCTGGAAGGCCGTGGTGGTGGGTTCGTACGAGCGCGGCGACCGCGCCGTGACCGTGCAGCGCCTCGCCGAACTGGCCGACTTCTACGGCGTCCCCGTGCAGGAGCTACTGCCGGGCACCACGCCGGGCGGTGCCGCCGAGCCGCCGCCGAAGCTCGTCCTGGACCTGGAGCGCCTCGCCCACGTCCCGCCGGAGAAGGCCGGGCCGCTCCAGCGTTACGCCGCCACCATCCAGAGCCAGCGCGGCGACTACAACGGCAAGGTGCTGTCGATCCGCCAGGACGACCTGCGCACGCTCGCCGTGATCTACGACCAGTCCCCCTCGGTCCTCACCGAGCAGCTGATCAGCTGGGGCGTGCTCGACGCGGACGCCCGCCGTGCGGTCGCGCACGACGAGGGCTGAGTCCGTTCCGGACCGCTCAACAGCAGAAACGTCTCATCCTGAGGGCGGGCCCGCACGGTGCGGGCCCGCCCTCAGGCATTCCACGGCATGTGCCCCGGTCACGTGCCCGCGTCACTGTCCGGCAGGGGCGGTCCGGTAGAGCCGTCCGACGAGCTCGGGCAGCAGGCGTTCGGCCAGAGCAGGCGGCAGCGCCTGGAGGACCGCCAGGACGGGAGCCATCCGCGCGGGAAGCTCGCCGTCCGCCCCCACCCCGGCGAGGGTGAGCGCGAGCGCCGCCTCCTCGGGTGTGAGGGTGTCCGGGTCCAGCAGCCCGGCCGCCGCGGCCAGTTCGGGGTCGACCTCGGCCGGACCCAGCTCCCGGGCGGCGGTCACCGCCTTCGCCAGGGCGTCGAGCAGCTGTCGTACCGTCTCCTCGTCCGCCACCGCCGCCGTCACCGTGAGATGCAGGTTGGCGGGCGAACTCCCGAACGCCGGCTGCGGCTGCACGTACCAGCCGTGGCCACGCATCTCGTCCGCGACCACGAACGGATCGATGTCCGGCCCGTCCGCGGCGACGGCGATCAGCGAGGACTCGGGACGGCCCAGCACCCGCAGGCCGTCGATCTCCTCGATTCCGGCCCGCAGCGCCGCCGTCGCCCGGTGGACGCGCAGCGCGAGTGCGGTGTAGCCGGCGGTGCCGATCCGCTCCGTCACCGCCCAGGCGGCGGCCAGCGGGCCTGCTGACTTCGTGCCCTGGAGGGTGGCGTTGACGACCGGGTAGCCCGGCCAGGAAGCGTGGGCGAACCACCCGTGCCGGCGCAGCTCGGCGTCCTTGAAGAGCAGCACCGACGCACCCTTGGGCGTGTACGCGTACTTGTGGAGGTCCACCGAGAGCGAGGTCACGCCCGGCACCGAGAGGTCGAATGGCGGCAGTTCCGGAGCCTCGGCTGCGAGCCGCAGGTGGCCCAGGTACCAGCCGCCGATGCAGGCGTCGACGTGGCAGAGCACACCGCGCCCGGCCGCCGCTCCGGCGACCTCCGCCACCGGGTCGATCACTCCGTGCGCGTACGAGGGCGCCGAGACGACCACCAGGGCGGTGCGCCCGGTGAGCGCAGCCGCCATGTCCTCGGCGCGCACCTGGTAGGTGTCCGGGTCGACCGGCACCACCACGGTCCGGAGGCCGAAGAGCCCGGCCGCCTTGTGGAAAGCGGCGTGCGCGGTGTCGGGCAGCACCAGTTCGGGCTCGGTGACTCCGCGGGTGCGCAGGGCGTGCTCACGGGCCGTGGAGACGGCGAGCAGACAGCTCTCGGTGCCTCCGCTGGTGAAGGTGGACGCGGTGTGTGCGTCGCCGCCCAGCAGTCCGGCGGCACGCGTCACGAGGTCGTTCTCCAGCGCCACCACACTGGGGAACGCCGTCATGTCGAGGCCGTTGACGCCCGCGAACCGGGCGGCTGCCGCCGACGCCAGTTCCTCGATGCCCGCCAGGCCCGAGTCGTAGACGTACGCCATGGTGCGCCCGCCTCTGACCGGCAGATCGGCGGCGCGCAGCGCGCCGAGCCGGTCGAGGATCCGCTGGTCCGTGCAGGAATCTTCACGAGGGTCGGCCATGCGCCGAAACCTAGGGCATCTGCCGGGAAACGCACCAGGCCCGAAGCAGAAGATTGTTCATCTTCTGCTTCGGGCCCGTAGGAACGACCGCTAGGACGGGTCCGTGTCGCGGCGCAGACTCGGCTTGAGGTCCTTGAAACGGCCCAGCAGGCCGTTGATGAAGGACGGCGACTCGTCGGTGGAGAACTCCTTGGCGAGCTGCACCGCCTCGTCGATCACGACCGCGTCCGGGGTCCCGTCGACCCACACCAGCTCATAGGTGCTGAGCCTGACGATGTTGCGGTCCACGACCGGCATCCGGTCGAGGGTCCAGCCCACCGCGTAGGTGGCGATGAGGTCGTCGATGCGGTCCGCGTGTTCCGCGTACCCCTCGACGAGCTCCATCGTGTACTCACCGACCGGCGGCTGCCGGGGGTCGGTCCTGGCGTGACGGATCCAGTCCGCGAGGACCGTCTGCACGGACGCCGCGCGCTGGTCGGCCTCGAAGAGGATCTGGAAGGCGCGCTTGCGCGCCGTGTTCCGGGCAGCCACGGTTAGCTGTTCACCCGGCCGAGATAATCACCGGAGCGGGTGTCGACCTTGATCTTCTCGCCGGTCGTGATGAACAGCGGGACACCGATCTCGTAACCGGTCTCCAGGGTGGCGGGCTTGGTGCCACCGGTGGAGCGGTCGCCCTGGACACCGGGGTCGGTGTGCTGGATGGTCAGCTCGACGGCGGCCGGGAGCTCGACGTAGAGCACCTCGCCCTCGTACTGGGCGACGGAGGCGGTGAAGCCCTCGATGAGGAAGTTGGCCGCGCCGCCGACCGACTTGCGGTCGACCATCAGCTGGTCGTAGGTGTCCATGTCCATGAAGACGAAGTACTCGCCGTCCATGTACGAGAACTGCATGTCGCGGCGGTCGATGGTGGCTGTCTCGACCTTCACGCCGGCGTTGAAGGTCTTGTCGACGACCTTGCCGGAAAGCACGTTCTTGAGCTTGGTGCGCACGAAAGCCGGGCCCTTGCCGGGCTTGACGTGCTGGAACTCGACGACGGACCAGAGCTGGCCCCCGTCGAGCTTGAGCACCAGGCCGTTCTTGAGGTCGTTCGTGGAAGCCACGGTTGAGGTTCTCCTGGACTGCAGCGTGTGTGGGACCGCGGGTACTCGCTAGAGCGCGAGCAGTTCCTTGGTCGTAATGGTGAGTAGCTCGGGTCCGCCGTCCGCCTCAGGGCGTACGACGAGCGTGTCATCGATCCGGACTCCGCCCCGGCCCGGGAGGTGGACCCCCGGTTCGACGGTGACCGGCACGCAAGCGTCCAGTTTACCCATGGCCGCAGGTGCCAGCTGCGGGTCCTCGTCGATTTCGAGTCCCACACCGTGCCCGGTCGCCGCCGCGAGGCCCTCACCGTGGCCCGCGGCGTCCAGGATCTGGCGGGCCGCGCGGTCCACGTCGCGACAGGCGGCGCCGGGCACAAGGGCCTCGCGACCAGCCCGTTGTGCGGCGAACACCAGGTCGTACAGCTCGATCTGCCAGTCGGCCGGCGAGGTCCCGATGACGAACGTCCGGCCGATCTCACATCGGTATCCGCGGTACACGGCCCCGAGCCGCACGGTGAGGAAATGCCCCTCCTCGACCCGGCGGTCGGACGGGCGGTGGCTCCCCAGACCGGCGTTGGGCCCGGTGGCCACCGATGTCGGGAAGGACGGCCCCTCGGCGCCGTGGTCGATGAGCCTGCGCTCCAGTTCCAGGGCGAGATGGCGTTCCGTACGCCCGACGAGAATCGATTCGAGGAGTTCGCCCAGGGCCTGGTCGGTGATCTCCGCAGCGGTCCGCAGGGCGCTGATCTCGTCCTCGTCCTTGATGATCCGCTGCTGTTCGACGGCGCCGGCCAGATCGGCGAGGCGCAGCCGGGGCGCCACCGAGCCCAGCGCCCGGTGCCTGGCCACGGTCAGATGGCGCTCCTCCACGGCCAGCGACTCGGCGCTCCCGCCGGCCAGCAGATCCGCCGCGGCCACCGCCGGGTCACCGCCCGGCGAGGGCAGGACCGTCAGCCGCAGGTTCACGTCGGGGCGGCCGTCCGCGGGATCGTCCGTCGGTTCGGCGGGGCAGAGCAGTACGTCGTCGGAGGGGCCCAGCAGCAGCACCGCGCCCGCCGGGGCGGCTCCAGCGAGGTAGCGGACGTTGGCGGGGCGGGAGACCAGCGCGGCACCGCTGCCTGCGGCCAGGCAGCGGTCACGCAACCTGGCCCTGCGGACCGCGAACACCTCGGACATGCTCCCGAGCGTAGGAGCGGGGGCGGGTGTCGGCCGTTTCAGCGCGTCCGACCGGGGGCTTCACCAGGTGGGAGGGGAGGCGATGGAGCGGGCCAGCACGTCGTCGAGCACCTGCGCCGTGGTGGCCACGTCGTAGGTCGAGTTGTCGATGATCGGCAGCCCCGAGCCGTACCAGCCGGCCATCCGGCCGTGGATCCGGGCGACTTCCTCGTCGCCGAGGCGGCGGTTGCCGCTGCGGGCGGCGTTGCGCTCCAGTACGACCTCCAGGCCCGGCAGCAGGACGACCGGCAGCAGACCGGGGCCCACGTGCCGCTTCCAGCCGCCGAGGCCGACCACCGGACGGTCGGGGAAGACCGCGTCGTCGAGGATGCAGGAGATGCCGTTGGCGAGGAAATTCCGGGCGGCGAAGCCACAGGTGCGGCGGGCGAGGCGGTACTGGGCCTCGGAGTGGTCGTTCCAGCCGGACCGGGGGTCGGCGAAGCCGGAGCAGACCCATTCCCGTACGTCGTCGAGGCTGATGTGCGACGTGGGCACCCGGCGGCTCTTCGCCCAGTGCCGGGCGACCGTGGTCTTGCCCGCACCCGCGGGGCCTATGAGCAGCACGGCGAGCGTGGTGTTGCCGGTGTCCGCCTGGGTGGTGGCGGACGGCGGCGCCGGGAGCGGCACCGGGCCGCCGGGCGGGAGCTGGACGTGGCCGGTGGATTCGGCGGAGGGTTGTGCGGTCGGCCGGTGCGCCGGGGGCGGCGGCGGCTGGGGCGGCGCCTGTGCCACCCAGCCGGGGGGCTGTCCCGGGTGCTGGGCGCTCTGTGCCCATCCGGCGGCGCTTCCGTGGGGCGGCGGGAACGGAGCCCCCACAGCGTGCTGCATCCGGTGCCACTCCGTCTCGTTCGGCCGACTGGTCCTCGCCCCCGAACGGTACCCTCCCCGGCCACCGCCATGTGAACGTCCGGGGAGGGGCAACGTGCCGCGTCAGCCGGTCAGTTCCTCGGCGACGGCCCGCAGCGCGAGGCGGTACGAGCCGATACCGAAGCCCGCGACCGTGCCGCTGGCGACGGCAGCGATGACCGAGTTGTGACGGAACTCCTCACGCGCGTACGGGTTCGAGATGTGCACCTCGATCAGCGGAGCGGTGCGCTGGGCCGCCGCGTCGCGCATTCCGTACGAGTAGTGCGTGAAGGCACCGGGGTTGATGACGACCGGGATCGAACCGTCCGCCGCCTCGTGCAGCCAGCGGATCAGCTCGCCCTCGTCGTTGGTCTCGCGGACCTCGACGTCGAAGCCGAGCTCCTTGCCGAGCGCCGTGCAGGCGTCGACGAGCCCCGCGTAGGACGTCGCTCCGTACACGTCGGGCTCCCGGGAGCCCAGACGGCCCAGGTTGGGGCCGTTGAGCACGAGGACGCGGCGGGTCATGCGGAGACCTCCCCGAACACGGCGAGCAGGACCGACGGGTCGGGGCCCTCCAGGACGGTCGGCTTGGCGAGCCCGTCGAGAACGACGAAGCGCAGCACGTTGCCGCGGGACTTCTTGTCGACCTTCATGGTCTCCAGCAGCTTGGGCCACTGGTCACCGCGGTAGGTGAGCGGCAGCCCGACCGAGGCCAGTACGGCGCTGTGCCGGTCCGCGGTCGCGTCGTCGAGGCGTCCGGCCAGGCGGCCGAGTTCGGCGGCGAAGACCATGCCGACCGAGACGGCGGCGCCGTGCCGCCACTTGTAGCGCTCGTTCTTCTCGATGGCGTGGGCGAGGGTGTGCCCGTAGTTGAGGATCTCCCGCAGGCCGGACTCCCGGAGGTCGTTGGAGACGACCTCGGCCTTGACCCGGATGGAGCGCTCGATCAGCTCGGCCGTGTGCGGTCCTGCGGGCGTACGGGCCGCCTCGGGGTCGGACTCCACGAGGTCGAGGATGGCCGGGTCGGCGATGAAACCGGCCTTGATGATCTCGGCCAGCCCGGACACGTAGTCGTTGACCGGCAGCGAGTCCAGTGCGGCCAGGTCGCACAGCACCCCGGC from Streptomyces sp. NBC_01267 harbors:
- a CDS encoding PH-like domain-containing protein; this encodes MTPLINLQLAAEQKSATVTDWSDRIGWIVGLLLFVALVYWLMREGWKWRGTLQSDLPELPTAPDDPGTARLSMSGRYHGSTTAGQWLDRIVAHGLGTRSRADVTLTDAGVDVVRPGASDFFIPVAQLREARLDKGIAGKVLTEGGMLIITWQHGDELLDSGFRSDHSAGQADWVDAVNAMTRPVTHSTHTSTTEGTAR
- a CDS encoding dihydroorotase, translated to MSKTLIRGAKVLGGEPQDVLIDGETIAAVGHGLSADGAEVIEAEGRILLPGLVDLHTHLREPGREDSETVLTGTRAAAVGGFTAVHAMANTFPVADTAGVVEQVWRLGKESGYCDVQPIGAVTVGLAGKQLAELGAMHDSAAAVRVFSDDGKCVDDAVIMRRALEYVKAFDGVVAQHAQEPRLTEGAQMNEGIVSSELGLGGWPAVAEESIIARDVLLAAHVDSRVHICHLSTAGSVEIVRWAKSKGWKVTAEVTPHHLLLTDELVRTYNPVYKVNPPLRTEADVMALREALADGTIDCVATDHAPHPHEDKDCEWAAAAMGMVGLETALSVVQQTMVDTGLVDWETVADRMSFRPAAIGRLTGHGRPVAVGEPANLTLVDAAYRGEVDPAGFASRSRNTPYEGRELPGRVTHTFLRGRATVVDGTLA
- a CDS encoding aspartate carbamoyltransferase catalytic subunit, which gives rise to MKRHLISAADLTRDDAVLILDTAEEMARVADRPIKKLPTLRGRTVVNLFFEDSTRTRISFEAAAKRLSADVINFSAKGSSVSKGESLKDTALTLEAMGADAVVIRHGASGAPYRLATSGWIDGAVVNAGDGTHEHPTQALLDAFTMRRRLVGADAGTGRDLEGRRITIVGDVLHSRVARSNVHLLHTLGAQVTLVAPPTLVPIGVENWPCEVSYDLDRVLPGSDAVMMLRVQTERMNAAFFPTEREYARRYGLNGDRMARMPDDAIVMHPGPMNRGMEITAEVADSDRCTAVEQVTNGVSIRMAVLYLLLGGSEPAATAHPSPATAAAPSTARTEENK
- the pyrR gene encoding bifunctional pyr operon transcriptional regulator/uracil phosphoribosyltransferase PyrR produces the protein MDGTDSGTETGIDTGAGTASGADARDSDARPVLEGPDIARVLTRIAHEIVERAKGAEDVVLLGIPTRGVFLARRLTAKLEEITGRTIPVGSLDITMYRDDLRMRPARALARTDIPADGIDGRLVVLVDDVLFSGRTIRAALDALGDIGRPRAVQLAVLVDRGHRELPIRADYVGKNLPTSLRETVRVQLAEEDGRDTVLLGTRTAPAGGR
- the bldD gene encoding transcriptional regulator BldD; protein product: MSSEYAKQLGAKLRAIRTQQGLSLHGVEEKSQGRWKAVVVGSYERGDRAVTVQRLAELADFYGVPVQELLPGTTPGGAAEPPPKLVLDLERLAHVPPEKAGPLQRYAATIQSQRGDYNGKVLSIRQDDLRTLAVIYDQSPSVLTEQLISWGVLDADARRAVAHDEG
- a CDS encoding pyridoxal phosphate-dependent decarboxylase family protein, whose amino-acid sequence is MADPREDSCTDQRILDRLGALRAADLPVRGGRTMAYVYDSGLAGIEELASAAAARFAGVNGLDMTAFPSVVALENDLVTRAAGLLGGDAHTASTFTSGGTESCLLAVSTAREHALRTRGVTEPELVLPDTAHAAFHKAAGLFGLRTVVVPVDPDTYQVRAEDMAAALTGRTALVVVSAPSYAHGVIDPVAEVAGAAAGRGVLCHVDACIGGWYLGHLRLAAEAPELPPFDLSVPGVTSLSVDLHKYAYTPKGASVLLFKDAELRRHGWFAHASWPGYPVVNATLQGTKSAGPLAAAWAVTERIGTAGYTALALRVHRATAALRAGIEEIDGLRVLGRPESSLIAVAADGPDIDPFVVADEMRGHGWYVQPQPAFGSSPANLHLTVTAAVADEETVRQLLDALAKAVTAARELGPAEVDPELAAAAGLLDPDTLTPEEAALALTLAGVGADGELPARMAPVLAVLQALPPALAERLLPELVGRLYRTAPAGQ
- the nusB gene encoding transcription antitermination factor NusB, with product MAARNTARKRAFQILFEADQRAASVQTVLADWIRHARTDPRQPPVGEYTMELVEGYAEHADRIDDLIATYAVGWTLDRMPVVDRNIVRLSTYELVWVDGTPDAVVIDEAVQLAKEFSTDESPSFINGLLGRFKDLKPSLRRDTDPS
- the efp gene encoding elongation factor P codes for the protein MASTNDLKNGLVLKLDGGQLWSVVEFQHVKPGKGPAFVRTKLKNVLSGKVVDKTFNAGVKVETATIDRRDMQFSYMDGEYFVFMDMDTYDQLMVDRKSVGGAANFLIEGFTASVAQYEGEVLYVELPAAVELTIQHTDPGVQGDRSTGGTKPATLETGYEIGVPLFITTGEKIKVDTRSGDYLGRVNS
- a CDS encoding aminopeptidase P family protein, coding for MSEVFAVRRARLRDRCLAAGSGAALVSRPANVRYLAGAAPAGAVLLLGPSDDVLLCPAEPTDDPADGRPDVNLRLTVLPSPGGDPAVAAADLLAGGSAESLAVEERHLTVARHRALGSVAPRLRLADLAGAVEQQRIIKDEDEISALRTAAEITDQALGELLESILVGRTERHLALELERRLIDHGAEGPSFPTSVATGPNAGLGSHRPSDRRVEEGHFLTVRLGAVYRGYRCEIGRTFVIGTSPADWQIELYDLVFAAQRAGREALVPGAACRDVDRAARQILDAAGHGEGLAAATGHGVGLEIDEDPQLAPAAMGKLDACVPVTVEPGVHLPGRGGVRIDDTLVVRPEADGGPELLTITTKELLAL
- a CDS encoding Pro-rich N-terminal domain-containing protein, with the translated sequence MQHAVGAPFPPPHGSAAGWAQSAQHPGQPPGWVAQAPPQPPPPPAHRPTAQPSAESTGHVQLPPGGPVPLPAPPSATTQADTGNTTLAVLLIGPAGAGKTTVARHWAKSRRVPTSHISLDDVREWVCSGFADPRSGWNDHSEAQYRLARRTCGFAARNFLANGISCILDDAVFPDRPVVGLGGWKRHVGPGLLPVVLLPGLEVVLERNAARSGNRRLGDEEVARIHGRMAGWYGSGLPIIDNSTYDVATTAQVLDDVLARSIASPPTW
- the aroQ gene encoding type II 3-dehydroquinate dehydratase → MTRRVLVLNGPNLGRLGSREPDVYGATSYAGLVDACTALGKELGFDVEVRETNDEGELIRWLHEAADGSIPVVINPGAFTHYSYGMRDAAAQRTAPLIEVHISNPYAREEFRHNSVIAAVASGTVAGFGIGSYRLALRAVAEELTG